A single Roseofilum reptotaenium CS-1145 DNA region contains:
- a CDS encoding alpha-ketoglutarate-dependent dioxygenase AlkB produces MKTRKTASFGVSYNYSQMTYPETQMHPELEPVCAAVSDVLGFTPNNCLLNFYPDGNSSMGFHSDTAQELAPGTGVAILSLGSSRNITYKLKEDRMIQQSYRLDSGDLLYMSNEVQADWLHGILKEPDTGSRISITLRKIAI; encoded by the coding sequence ATGAAGACTCGGAAAACAGCCAGCTTTGGAGTCTCCTACAACTATTCACAGATGACCTATCCAGAAACTCAAATGCATCCTGAACTAGAGCCTGTGTGCGCGGCGGTTTCGGATGTACTTGGATTTACCCCCAATAACTGTTTGCTCAATTTCTACCCAGATGGTAATTCCTCCATGGGTTTTCACTCTGATACTGCCCAGGAACTAGCTCCAGGCACTGGGGTGGCCATTCTTTCGCTGGGATCGAGTCGAAACATTACATACAAACTCAAGGAAGACCGAATGATTCAACAGAGTTATCGCTTAGACAGTGGTGATTTACTGTATATGTCTAATGAGGTTCAAGCCGACTGGCTTCATGGAATCCTCAAAGAGCCTGATACCGGCTCTCGTATAAGCATAACATTAAGAAAAATTGCTATCTAG